A region of Neovison vison isolate M4711 chromosome 7, ASM_NN_V1, whole genome shotgun sequence DNA encodes the following proteins:
- the LOC122914487 gene encoding olfactory receptor 9Q2-like: MAEKNITWVSEFLLIAFTDRPAWALPLFLLFLLIYLLTLLGNLGMMSLIRADGRLHTPMYFFLGHLSFVDVCYSSAIVPQMLAVLLEHGATLSYSRCATQFFLFTFFGSIDCYLLAIMAYDRYVAVCRPLLYVTVMTEKALWGLVTGAYGAGLSSAFVRTVTAFTLSFCGNNEIDFIFCDLPPLLKLTCGDSYTQEVVIIVFAIFVIPACMVVILVSYLFIIVAIVRIPSAGGRAKTFSTCASHLVVVSLFFGTLIFMYLRDNSGHSSQEDRVVSVFYTTVIPMLNPLIYSLRNKEVKEALRKVLKRAQLS, from the coding sequence ATGGCAGAGAAGAACATCACCTGGGTGAGCGAATTCCTCCTTATTGCATTCACTGACAGGCCTGCGTGggcccttcctctcttcctcctgttTCTGCTCATCTATCTCCTGACCTTGTTGGGGAACCTGGGCATGATGAGCCTAATCCGTGCAGATGGCCGGCTGCACACCCCAATGTACTTCTTCCTTGGCCACCTCTCGTTCGTGGACGTGTGCTACTCATCGGCCATCGTGCCGCAGATGCTGGCCGTGCTGCTGGAACACGGGGCCACACTGTCCTACTCCCGCTGTGCCACGCAGTTCTTCCTCTTCACCTTCTTTGGCTCCATCGACTGCTACCTGCTGGCCatcatggcctatgaccgctacgtGGCCGTGTGCCGGCCCCTGCTCTATGTCACCGTCATGACTGAGAAGGCCCTCTGGGGCTTAGTGACCGGGGCTTATGGCGCTGGTCTCTCCAGCGCCTTTGTTCGCACGGTCACCGccttcaccctctccttctgtggGAACAACGAGATTGACTTTATCTTCTGTGACCTCCCTCCTCTGCTAAAGCTGACCTGTGGGGACAGCTACACCCAGGAGGTAGTCATCATTGTGTTTGCCATCTTCGTCATCCCTGCCTGCATGGTGGTGATCCTGGTGTCCTACCTGTTTATCATCGTGGCCATCGTGAGGATCCCCTCAGCAGGAGGCCGGGCCAAGACGTTCTCCACCTGTGCCTCCCACCTCGTGGTTGTGTCCCTCTTCTTCGGCACCCTCATCTTCATGTACCTCAGAGATAACTCTGGTCACTCTTCACAGGAAGATCGGGTAGTGTCTGTGTTCTACACAACAGTGATCCCCATGTTGAACCCCCTCATCTATAGCCTGAGGAACAAGGAGGTGAAGGAGGCGTTGAGGAAAGTTCTCAAAAGAGCCCAGTTGTCCTGA
- the LOC122914488 gene encoding olfactory receptor 9Q2-like: protein MAGRNGTVVTEFFLTAFSEHPEWGLPLFLVFLSFYLLTLLGNVGMVLLIRVDGRLHTPMYFFLGHLSFVDVCYSSAIVPQMLAVLLEHGATLSYSRCAAQFFSFTFFASIDCYLLAIMAYDRYVAVCRPLLYVTIMTEKALWGLVAGAYGAGLSSAFVRTVTAFTLSFCGNNEIDFIFCDLPPLLKLTCGDSYTQEVVIIVFAIFVMPLCVVVILVSYLFIIRAILQIRSAGGRAKTFSTCASHLTAVSLFFGTLIFMYLRDNSGQSSEEDRVVSVLYTVVTPMLNPFIYSLRNKEVKQAFRKALCRTKASGKP, encoded by the coding sequence ATGGCCGGGAGGAATGGCACCGTAGTGACCGAGTTCTTCCTCACTGCGTTCAGCGAGCATCCCGAGTGGGGGCTTCCTCTCTTTTTGGTGTTTTTGAGCTTCTATCTACTCACTCTGCTGGGGAACGTGGGAATGGTCCTCCTGATCCGCGTGGATGGCCGCCTGCACACCCCGATGTACTTCTTCCTCGGCCACCTCTCGTTCGTGGACGTGTGCTACTCGTCGGCCATCGTGCCGCAGATGCTGGCCGTGCTGCTGGAACACGGGGCCACACTGTCCTACTCCCGCTGCGCCGCACAGTTCTTCTCCTTCACCTTCTTTGCTTCTATCGACTGCTACCTGCTGGCCatcatggcctatgaccgctacgtGGCCGTGTGCCGGCCCCTGCTCTATGTCACCATCATGACCGAGAAGGCCCTCTGGGGCTTAGTGGCCGGGGCTTACGGCGCTGGTCTCTCCAGCGCCTTTGTTCGCACGGTCACCGccttcaccctctccttctgtggGAACAACGAGATTGACTTTATCTTCTGTGACCTCCCTCCTCTGCTAAAGCTGACCTGTGGGGACAGCTACACCCAGGAGGTGGTCATCATTGTGTTTGCCATCTTCGTCATGCCTCTCTGCGTCGTGGTGATCCTGGTGTCCTACCTGTTTATCATCAGGGCTATCCTGCAGATCCGCTCTGCAGGGGGCCGGGCCAAGACCTTCTCCACCTGTGCCTCCCACCTCACGGCTGTGTCCCTCTTCTTCGGCACCCTCATCTTCATGTACCTCAGAGATAACTCTGGCCAGTCCTCGGAGGAAGACCGAGTGGTGTCCGTGCTCTACACGGTGGTGACCCCCATGTTGAATCCCTTCATCTATAGCCTGAGGAACAAGGAGGTAAAGCAGGCATTTAGGAAAGCCCTGTGCAGGACAAAGGCTTCTGGAAAGCCCTAG